The Cicer arietinum cultivar CDC Frontier isolate Library 1 chromosome 1, Cicar.CDCFrontier_v2.0, whole genome shotgun sequence genome contains the following window.
AGTGTGATCtgataagaaaattattaaatagtcTTTATTCAATTGCAGGATGTCTTGAGAGATCTTAATGATAGTGTATTCAGTAATATACAACAATGGATTGTTGAGTGCTTCAGGACTACAACATTGATCGGAGAACCTAGCATTGCTGAAGCAACTCGGTCTTTTCCTCTTCTAAATAATACTACTCCTGGGAAGTTGAACAGTGCATTTGTTATTAGCAGTAAGTGTTTTCACATTTTCAGTAAATCCTATGAATGCATTGATAGAACAAGTTCTACAAACATGCAACCCAAGGTCTTTTGGTCATGTACCCTCATATGAGGAATGAAATAACCATTTATGTCTCTATAGAAAATCATGAGATTGAACTATGATTGGCAGGAAACATAGAGTTCGTTGATGACGTATTGACATTTGAAGAGCTTGGTCTTTTCTTGAAATCCCATGGATGTCATGTGGCTATGCTTTCATCAATGGAGTTTTCGTTAAAAAATGGAATTGCTGGTTGCTTGAAAGCTTTATTGCGAGGGTTTCTAGGGAGTGCTTTTGACGTGGGTGCATCAATGAACTTATTatgtataataaaattaattttatgtattgTCACTGTCTCCTTTACcttttcattttctctaaacTGTTGTTGAGCAGCCAGCTGATATATCGACCTTAGCATCGTGGTATAGAGAACAAGGCAACTACAATAAACCACTGGTATTGATCATCAATGATTTGGAAAGGTGTTGTGGATCAGTCTTAACTGATTTTATCCTAATGTTGAGGTATGTAAGCATCTTTTGTAAGTGTGTTTGCATGTATATTTTTAACCTCATTTGTATTTGTGCTTCATGAATATTTTTGGTCTCTAAAGGTTTGGTTAATTATGGTGGAGGTCTCACCATGTTCTATGTCAACAGCCAAAATCTTTTTCTATAGTAGGTAGCGTTAGTTACATGAGTTCTATGACACCGTTGTGTTTTGTCAAAAAGCAACGACTCCTTACAGTGCATATGTATATTGTATATTCTTGCTGACATTTTTAgattgtaattatttgtttatttatttactttttttaatctataatatAATGGTGATGATATGAATTGACTTTAATCTTCTTCCATTTTTTCTACTAGTGAATGGGTTGTCAAGGTGCCAATCATCTTAGTATTTGGAGTTGCAACGACAGTGGATGCCCCTAGAAATATTTTTCCATCACATGCTCTTGAGTGTTTGTGCCCTTCTACATTTATGCTTGTAACACCAGCTGAAAGAATGGATGCAATTGTTGAGGCTGTTCTTGTAAAACATTGCACCACATTTAATATTGGTCATAAAGTGGCGCAATTATTGAGAAACTACTTCATCAATCAGGATGGGACAGTTACATCTTTTATAAGAGCTTTGAAGGTTAATGATGCAATTTTTGGGTTACCGACTGTTCTCTGTATTGCTATTATGAATTACATAGACAAGGCAGGATATTATATGTGCTTATTTTCTGACTATATCTTTCAGGTAGCATGCTTATTACATTTCTCTATGGAACCTCTGAGTCTCATACAAGGGAGAATTCTAGCTGATGACCAGGTCTGTCTTAAACTCTTACAACATTTGAATCACTTTCCTGAGTTTGCTCTGCAGATATGATCTACTTCATACTTATATAGGTGTCTAGTGTTTGTATTTTAGGTTCATTTAGCCCAAGCTAGTCTAGTATTCTTAAGTTGGTGTAGTGTTTGATCTGTGCTCTTGTAACTAGAATTTTGACATTTCTTGCTCAATATTTTAatcttattattgtttttattattatttcaatggTTGGTTAAAAATGGTTTCTCAGGAGGGCACATCTGGATTATCACCTGAGACTATGCTGAAATACATGGATGAACTTCCATTGTATGCAAGGTATTAGATTTTACAGATTTTTAGGTTCTAatttacatttttcttaatGAAGATAACAAGTCCACCTTTTGGTATAATTAATCTAGGAATAAAATGGTTGATCAGACAAAGAAGAGCATGGCTGAGGGTTTGTCAGAATTGGCGACAGTGCAGAAACTATGGAGCACTGTGGTTCTCGTAAGATTTAGGAATTGCTTTAAAATAGTTGTACACTCATCTTCTGTTCTGATTGGTCAAATTCCActtcttttattaattgttGAATGTTTAAACAAACCAAAGTAACTGTTCAATGCATTATATAATATGGGCATCAAAGCTGATACAAGGAACTGACATAGTCAACTGTAATACAAACCTAGGGATTGATCTGACTCTGAGTCGTGTATGACATTTAACATCTAAAATGATGCAAGAAAACTTAAAAGGGGCACATGCCACCTGATGATGAGGGTCACATCCTTCTTACGAGTGGAATAACATAATTTTCCTATGTCGAGGTTGCCTAGACTTTGAAGAGTGGTTATTGAAAGTGGATGCTGCTCAAGTGCCCATTGATCCTCTACAAATAATAGTGCGCATAACTTCGTTGGGAAATGGTATTATTTCACCTGCTGTTTGGGATTTTTTAGGATATGCATCTCCGCCTTTTCTTATTCTGCATGTGAATTTACACTAGAtttttaggtttttttatagataacGACAGATTGAAGGCTCATCGGGTTTATCTATGGTGAGCGGAGCAATCGGATGACTGTTTTAGGATAGATTAATGCCTGTTCGGGTGCCCTGACTTGCGGGATTAATGTTTGGAAGATTGCTCACCCGCCCCCAAATACACTATTGAAAGCTAGGATCCAATAGTATAATTTGCTCAATTTTATACCACCGGAAGCTAGAATCTGGTAAAAAAGCCGGATAAATGAGCAAACATGAGGGGTTGGATGAGCAATCACCTAATGTTTGGGGTCTGATGGGTTAGCACAAATCGACGAAAGAATCAAATACAGCTTAGCTGGGATAACCCCAAGTCTGGTCCACAAAACATCTGAACAGCTTTGAATAAAGGGTATTGAAAAGTATAGTCATCCCAGAATAAAACTTATCCAAAATGTGGAGGTTATTTGATCTTTAATGCTAGATTTTCTTGATGGTTAGGACAAATTGAAAGAACGAACTAGGCTTTATGTGGGGTTAACCCTGAGTCTGGTCCGGTATCAGAACATTCTAGCAGCTGGTTATCCAAGAATAAAGTATCCCAGATTAAAAACAACCAAAATGTGGtgattattttatctttaaggCATCATTGTCATTTATCAGTATATGTACcatagttattttataatgttatgaAACAGATATCTTATAATACTCCTGTgccaattttgattttattttgtatgtttGAGGTTCCATGTCTTTGACTCTCTGTTTGCTTTGATGATAATGTTTGTTGTTGATTATCCCCATTTTATTATCTGCATTCCTGGTGAAATTCATCTTCCAATCAAAATGATCTTTTCCTTATGAAATTGTCGGGCAATTAGTTGTTAATGTGGCTGAGTTGGAGTTCAAGATACTGAATTTTCCTTTTGTGCAGTGCCTATACGAGGCTGGAAAATATAGCAGAGTGCAGCTGCTGGATTTGTTTTGCGAAGCACTTAATCATGTTTTGTCTCCATCAAGGGATTCTGTTTGTCATACAAGGGATGATAAAGACCATGGGTTGTCCGCAATAAATGATTCCTCTCAGCAATATTCCATCATGCAAAGTGGAGGTTTTATTTGCCAGATAGTACGCAGAGTGAGGTAGCTAGGAATACCATACGTGCTTTCTTTTTTACTTACCAAGAGAATCTTGTTGATGCAGAACCATATCCATTCTTAAGAGAAAACTAGTACGGAGGCCTGTGGGATGCATGGGTGAATTATGCATAGGAGAACAAAATTTAGTCTTCATATATCAAAAGAATATTATCATGAAATTTAACTagagaaataatattaatatcatcaaaaAGATTATTTGTGTTTAAGAGCTGAAAAAATTGGCATAGTAAAACGACTAAGTTTAAGATCTCATAAAAgtttattatttgcattataATCTTAAGCAGAACAGGGTGGAGGATAGATAGAGAAGccataaaagtaaaaaaaaatttgcatcTAAAGCTTACAGCTACAAGCTACCTCCTTATATTACTGGAAGAGTATTCCAGTGTCTGTCTATCTAgaagttgaaaagaaaatgaataacTATAACAATCTAGATGAAAAGGAGTAGAATACCAAATAATGCgacaaaccaaaaattataatttattcccTGAAACCCAATTGATAGTCATTGACATCAAGTTGCAATTTTTGTTCCTTTATTTGTCCATTCACACATTTCTTGGTGAACTTTACCATCAATTTTTCTAGTATGTCTCTGTTACGGATATGTCTATACTTTATTGATTTAGACACTTCACATGAACCTAATTTCATTTAGTTCAGATATCTATAGACTTCTGATTGTAAATTATACAGGGATCTCCCTTCAGGAAAGCTAGAGCAATTGATTGAGAGTTGGGATAAACTTACTGCAGATATTTCAGAGGCAAGTTTACACTTGAATATTTGTATgcttgaaattttaatttttcagtttaatttattttttcttgttgAGACCATGTTTTGGGTAATATGGATCCAATTGTTCAATGTTGGTACCTTAGATGATAAAGTCACGTGTGCTCTTTTTAGAGCCTGCCAACACAAGGTCAACAAGCTTATTATGCCCATTGACCTTAGTCTGCTGCAAGTGCATTGCTATCTGGAATGGTTGTCTGTAACTGTGATAAGTTAACTTATAAACTAGAAGTAGATTTGGTTGAGTTGGTAGTGTCAGCTAAACCATCTTAGAGACATTTGGAAGAGGCTGAGCTTATCTTATGACATAAACACTTATGACTTACATGTTTAGAATAACTTGTTAAAATAACTTCATATATCACATAAGCTATGTGAAACTTATTTCAATAAGTTCTTCAAGATAACTtgtgaaaacaacttataagaGTTTATTTAGAGTTTACCCTCGTTCCCTCTTCAGTTTTGgaaatagcttatacataagTTTTTATATAATAAGCGCTTATTGAATAAGTTTCTAACTAAGCTGTTTCCTAAATGCTCCTTAATAAAACTAGTTATGTGGGGCCAATTATTGCAGTAAATCAGTGAATTGCATCAGAATCGAGATATAGTGTTTTGTACTTAAATTGGTCTGTTTTTGCATGgagagatatatttttttgggtGAGGACTACAATTTGTGGATTTGTGGTCAATAATTTAACATACTCAGTTGAGGAATGATTGTACAGACAAGTGGGTAATATAGTTTAAGAAGGCTGCACTGGGGTCTATATGGTTACTGGCACTGCATCTAGTTAAATTAAACTTAATTGGAGGTTACATTTTGGGTAATCTACATCTTTTGGGGTTAGAGATGGGTTTCTTGCAAGATTTCTACAGGCATGAAAAGGAGCTCCATGATTGGAGAATCTACTGTTCAAAATCACTGCACAAATTGGTAATTGGGTATAGAGTTTGTTAATCAGGAATTGATTTCAGTctttattgtaaataatttacTTAGAATAGGTTAGATAAATTAGGCAATAGAATATTTGCCGTTATGAGTTGTAATTACCTATAATCACTGATAATCTGATACTAATATATAGTATGGAATGCAATAGAGAAAACTGATTCTATGGGAAGTTGGTAATTATGTCGTTGGCATAGGGTTTTGCTTTAAAGGGTGTTGTTCTAAATAGAATGGGTGATGCTAGCCTGATGTGCGTGGCTACTCATTGgaaatatatatcttaaaaatatGCTTCCTTTATCCCATTTGGTTCACTCATGGATCTGATATTAGATCGTGGGTTTGTAAGCAATAAGTACTTGGATTTGGGATTAGTTCTGGTTTTgttggatttttttaaaattcttgtaAATTCTAAGATTCTAGGTCTTAGGCTAGGCATAAAACATTTCCATCCTAGCTACACGGTAAGCACCAATGTTTATTTCAAGGTTAGACACTCTTTTCAACACACTCTACTATCGATTGAAATTTATGTGTGTATCAACTACACAACAAAGTCAATTTTATATAGGCTTAAGacaatatatacaaaataaatatttttcctattCACATGATATGATACAATGTTATATgcctaaaaataacttttgcgATAAATACAAAgatcataatatatttttaacactTTCCAACTTGAATCCTGATCAAAgctaacaattaaaaaataacgatttcTTGCAGATTCACGAGAAACTGAAAATATTGCAATCTTCAGTAAGATGTCAAGATGAACAGAGTGCACACAGGAGTTCGAAGGATACCGAGTAATATTCTAAATCTCTAGTTCCGTCTTATTTCCTGAGAGATCAGTTTAATCGTAGATATTAACTGGTCATGGGGTTCAGGAACTTTCTGCTTTGCTAAGGGTGACAAAAATAAGTCATGCAAATGGAGTGATTCCTTGGCCTAGGAGATGTATTCGTCAAAAGATAAGAATAAAGttacacaaataaataattaatgcctctttagtttttcaaattggcataatttgaaacaaattaaattttctaaaatacttttttttctgGTAAAAGAGTAGGTGAATTATAATACAACATAAAGAGAAATGGATGTATAGTTGATGTCTGAAACATAAACAAAGCATCCTATTAAtatagtaaattttttattgttttactaatGAGTGAGTAAACCGATAAAATACTTCATTTGCATGTACCATTCTAAATCTTTGCTAAAACACTTAATATCTTGAACATGAAATAGGGTAATCTTCTTTCTTCCTAAGCCTATTATGCCGAAAAAGACATTTTCTTGTTTCGATTTTGTCCTGAAACATTGTATTTGGCATCAATCTTTTAGTCGGTCGCCATTGTTTTCCAATATAGGAAACTGAAACCTTAACTCCCCTATTCCTCCGTATTTTTCATGAACTTTCAGTATACCATCAAGTTTGTACTAAAATAGTTCAGTATGTCTCAGCAGCATCCATCACATTAGTTCTATTTCAAGTAAATTGTGTCAGTTTGctaaatttaaacaattttgtagAAATTATGAGTTTTGGATAAAATAAGAAGATTGAGAAGAAATATGATTATGGTGTAATATGATTGATAATGATTTGATACTGGCgtaataaaaagactaaaacataaatagataaaaagactaaaacactaatctctatttattgGGCATGGGTACAACATGGATTTTGGAGAAATCATGCTTCAGAGATGCTTTATCATTCATGGAATATACTTGCATTTTTTCTGGGTTCATATTGTGTCTCATGAGGGTTACTTTTGTTATGCATGTGTCAGACTAGTGTTAAGGAATTTTGCAACTAATGAACATCTTAACACCGTATGGGCTTTTCCTCCTCACTCTATTTCGTCAATGCTATCATATTTCACCCTCTCACTGGTCCATCATACCCAGTATTGAGTTTTTATGTATttagtaaaaattatataaactgCATCAATATTCGAAAATAGTGGTCATCTCGCTTCCTGCAATGTCACTAAGCATTTTTCAGTTCAGTTGCTACTCAACTATCTGGTATTGATAACGCCGAGACTGGAAAGTTCTTATGAGATGTTGTATTGTCTTCTTTGTTTTGGCTGTCACTTTTTAAGAAGGATTTCTTGTCCGTCACTTACAATTTCCTTTCTACTAATGAATTCTTCTCTTAGTGTTTTCTTAATGATTGGCTTTCTAGGTTTTTGCTGTTTAATTACgtctaattatttatattttcaggAGAAGTGTATCCAGGGTTTCAGTAGACATTGACAAGGACTCAAGAATGTCAAACTTGCAAGCCGTCACATTTCTTGATGATTTAGTAAGGTATTGTTTAATATTGTTaccatgtttttatttatttatttatttattattatttttttttatgtttctacTGATTAATGATGGACTGACTAGATATTAGCAATTTTCTATATTGAATCAATCTATATTATTGCCATACTAGGCTTAAGGGGGAAGGGTTTAAGTTTTGACCTTATAAGCAGATGGAAAAGAAAAATGGTCAGCTCAATTTGTTGATTTACTTAGGCACTGTTTGGTAACTgatagaatattagaaaatatcttataatatcttataatatcttttatattatattagagtatcttaaattatttcttatgatcaatttataatcatagagatatcttagaatatctctcattattattatgatttattccttatttaggattgagtctatgtttctctataaatagagattagtattgagtcttttgtaataaagtcagcataaagctattatcaataatattcaaacccttattattttttttcctctttttctctaaaatccttcaacttcaacatggtatctagagcctatttcgatccttaTTGAACTGTCTTGCCAATATTCCGCTCCTAAGTTCCCAACAGTTTGGGAATATAATcctagtttctcttttctagcATGATCATTCATTTTTCTGACTGATATCACTTCCGCCCACAATCGTCGTTGCTGTCCCGTCTGCTACCGCCGCCGTCTGCTGCTGCCTGCCGTTGTTGCTGGAAAAGTTTTCCGAAACAACCATTGTCTCTCCTGTTTCAGATGTATTTTCTCACTCCGCTGATCGATCATGGCTTCGTTTCATTAGAGTCGTGCTACTTCCTCTTtagtgtttgtcatgcaatttagttcttactaatagattataacagttgcttctattcccaccgacgatcattccggtggtgtcccttttcccacaaatgaatcatattagtgatgacttcttTTTCCATTGATGGTCATTCTGacaatgtcttttattttcatgactcacactttagcatggcaatttgtcccagatgcactgGCCCCATTTTTGTCCCAGATGTActggccttgcctttctctccttgaagcacgcctcttcaatattattggtttgaagcttccaaatgcagtttttagaagaacggaccttgctttgttcaattggttgccatgaatttctctcaggctgatgatcatttcggctatctggctaggctgtatttatagcaattctctccgacttcacctgCATCCCTAAGTTGCATTTCCctcctttttattattttgcggagcaaaatattattttcttgtaacaaactaaagcttagtaagctttagcttgagcgagagtgttagaatattagaaaatatcttataatatcttttatattatattagagtatcttaaattatttcttatgatcaatttataatcatagagatatcttagaatatctctcattattattatgatttattctttatttaagattgagtctatgtttctctataaatagagattagtattgagtcttttgtaataaagtcagcataaagctattatcaataatattcaaacccttattattttctctcattttctctaaaatcccacaacttcaacaataaCGTTAATAAACTAGCTTATAAGCTTATTGGATTAAATGACATGTGTTTGGTAAACGAGCTTTTCTCACCAGCTTATGGTTTATTCGCTATTTCAAATAGTGTTTGAGCTTATAGTTTATAGGTTTTTACATTTTCTTCcatttataacattattttatttttattatttattattcttatgTAATACAAAATAACTACCTCACTCACCCACCACTCTTCCTATGGGTGAATAGAGCTAGATTCATTTTATTTAGTTCCTTCATCCttgtcaaaataataaaaaaaatgaactttCATGTTATTCTTCTTATAAGAAATTTACCAAACACAAATTGATTAAGGTATGCATTgccatatttattattatttcttcatcttttaatttatcattGCGATAAagttaaatcattttttatgtcaaattgTAAATAGTAAATGAATTGCATTGTTTTTACGATTACTATTTATACACATGGAACTTGCTAAACTTTTAGAAaactattcaaatttatgtttgttttgtaataaaaaaaactaaatgatgtaaaaaaaataaataaatgaatttcatggttctgatttttttatttccgagttttgttgtatttttttttttgtttcttccacaaaattcataaatgagagaaatataattatgtctttttatgtcattttatattgttaaaagcTAAATTTACcaaaaaacttcaattacaatTAATTAGCTTTTTAGCTTTAAGTCATCAGCTATCAGTTAACTTTTTAGCTATCAGTCAGCTATTAGCTAACTTATAGCTTAATTTTACCAAACAGAGCCTTACACTTCGCATTTTTCACAtccatttttctttgttttccttAAACAAGTTTAATTAATACAGGACAGTAGTTTGATAAATTCCTTATTCAAGTCAGAGTTGTTGACGTGTCCTCAACTTTCCCACCGACCTTTATATTTAACGTTTTAAATTTGATGCCTGTATCTCAACTTGGTGATATTTATAATCATCAAGCCTTTGGTGTTTAGCATGGGTAGTCAAGAATCAAACACAACTATATATCTTCTAGTGGATGGTGATTTTCATCAATGAAGTTCCTTCTCTTCAAGCACTATTTGTTTTGATTTCAAACAGCAATATTCATTttgatcaatttatttttgggtaCTGTTTAATTTCTTACCATTTAAAAACTACACAATCAAAAGTAATATTGACAAATTATTATCCGATCTTCAATTGATATGAATTTTGGTGGTACGATCTATAtgaataataatactaattggGCTGTGCAATATTTGCATGCATTCAGCCAAAATGACtggtttatttttgtttacatCATTTATGGAGGACATATTAAGAGCTCTTTGGAATGTTAACTTGATTTGGTTCATTGCACTATTAGTAGACTGGGTTAGATGCTAGAAGATGTAGTAACTCCTCTCATCTCATTTTATGTGTCTCATTTGGAATATTTAATTGTCTCATATTATGtctgaagaaagtaaaagacaaaatactttcatattttattattacagccctaagctgtttatataggaaaataaattacaatagtaaaactgagtaataatgacagaataaaaataaacataataatataaaataaaggagaataaaatctaatttctctCGATTCTTCAACACCCCCCTCAAGTTGGTGCATAGACATCTGTCATGCCCAACTTGGCTATAAGTCGCTCAAAATTGGGTCTTTCCAAACTTTTTGTCAAGATATCAGCAGTTTGCTGATTGGAAGTCACAAATGGCAGACATATAACTCcagcatcaattttttcttttatgaaatggcggtcaatctcaatatgcttggttctaTCATGTTGTACAGGGTTGTGAGCTATACTTATTGCTGCTTTGCTATCACAGAACAATTTTAAGGGTgagtcaactttcattttcagttGGTCCAAGAGTTTACGAATCCATAAAAGTTCACAGATTCCTTGAGCCATTGCTCTGAATTCAGCTTCTGCACTGCTTCGAGCAACAACCccttgtttcttacttctccaaGTAACTAAATTTCCCCAAACATAGGCACAATATCCAGTAGTGGATTTTCTATCGGTAATTAAtcctgcccaatcagcatctgtAAATATAGAGACTTCTCTGTCATTAGTTTTCTTGAAGCACAAACCCTTTCCAGGATTGGATTTCAAGTACCTTAAGATTCGATAAACTGCCTCCAAGTGTTCTTCATAGGGAGAATGCATGAATTGACTTACAACACTCACAGAGAAAGCGATGTCAGGTCTAGTGTGGGctagataaataagtttgccGACTAACCTCTGGTATCTTCCAATCTCAACAGGAACACTGCCTTTCTCCCAAAGTTTAGCATTTAATTCCATAGGAGTATCTGCTGGTCTACACCCACTCATCCCAGTTTCTTCCAAGAGATCTaggatgtattttctttgagaaacaacaattcccttctttgagcgagcaacttccataccaagaaaatatttaagcgcgcctaaatctttgatctcaaattctttagtcaaatttttcttcaatctttccatctcaacaatgtcatctcctgtgagaataatatcatctacatatacaattaaaattgaaattttaccgACATTAGAGAACTTCATGAACAGAGTATGGTCTGATTGTCCCTGCATatatccttgccttttgatcgactgagtgaatttttcaaaccaaGCCCTTGGAGATTGCTTCTCTTGATCAGATGTACCAGCTTGGAGCGCATGACCttcgtttctttcttttttcttccaatttagaGGTTTTCCATGGAGCTTCCAACATGTATCACGTGTGTGCCATTGACGTTTGCAATGTTCGCACCATGGTTTCTTGCCAGCGCTCTTCCCGTCTTCATTTTTAGTGACTAGGGTAGAGCTTTCAACCTCACCAACAGAAGGTGACTTACCCATCATAACACCTTGTCTCGCCTCTTCTCTTCTAACTTCTGAGAATGCTTCCCGAAGTGATGACAATGGGATCTTTCCCAATATTTTGCCTTGGACTTCATCAAGCCGCTTATTAAGCCCAACTAAGAACATGAATACACGGTCGTTCTCCTGTCTCTTAAGAAACAAAACACTGTCCTCACAACACTTCCAATGATCATCATAGCAGAGATCCAATTCTTGCCATAGTGTCATCAACTCATTGTAATAGGTAGTGACATCTCTATCTCTTTGTTTGGTATGCCACAATCGTGATTTGAGATCGAAAGTTTGAGAAGAATTCTGAATATCAGAATATGTTTCTTTGACAGCCTCCCAAACTTCCTTGGCAGTAGGCAAAAACAATAAAggttttttgattgttgattccatattactaagcaacaccatgttgaagttgtgggattttagaggaAAGGaggagataaaataataatattccctaattgttgggaactcggcagcggaatagaggcgagatagttcaaggaggatcgaaataggctctagataccatgttgaagttgagGGATTTTAGGGAAAAGGAAGacataaaataataagggtttgaatattattgataatagtttaatgttgacttgattacaaaagactcaataataatatatatttatagagaaacataagCTCAAATGCTAAATTAAggataaatcataataataaagagagatattttaagattctctatgattataaattgatcatagaaaataactcaagatactttaatataatataaaagatattataagatattttctaatattctaacactaaGCAACCAAGCAATAATAACAGAGTTCTCAGATTTCCAAAACCTATAATTTGGATCAGTTGTGGCAGGCATTTGCATCTCTCCTGTTAGGACCGTATATTCCCTTACCGT
Protein-coding sequences here:
- the LOC101492030 gene encoding origin of replication complex subunit 3, with product MAPSSPSNTGSQPTSTTENDIQPFFVLHKASPRRKDRTSVWQGKCRKRNELSPSRSAKKLKLSTADDCDGHLDQKLQIETFEIVWTKIESTIKDVLRDLNDSVFSNIQQWIVECFRTTTLIGEPSIAEATRSFPLLNNTTPGKLNSAFVISRNIEFVDDVLTFEELGLFLKSHGCHVAMLSSMEFSLKNGIAGCLKALLRGFLGSAFDPADISTLASWYREQGNYNKPLVLIINDLERCCGSVLTDFILMLSEWVVKVPIILVFGVATTVDAPRNIFPSHALECLCPSTFMLVTPAERMDAIVEAVLVKHCTTFNIGHKVAQLLRNYFINQDGTVTSFIRALKVACLLHFSMEPLSLIQGRILADDQEGTSGLSPETMLKYMDELPLYARNKMVDQTKKSMAEGLSELATVQKLWSTVVLCLYEAGKYSRVQLLDLFCEALNHVLSPSRDSVCHTRDDKDHGLSAINDSSQQYSIMQSGGFICQIVRRVRDLPSGKLEQLIESWDKLTADISEIHEKLKILQSSVRCQDEQSAHRSSKDTERSVSRVSVDIDKDSRMSNLQAVTFLDDLVRNYLRPIEGMPFHEIFCFKNVEKLQLVLIGDPRRRIQVDLLEFHNILRCSCCNKSSNALLPSMHDSSIMYSLAQEHGDLINLHDWFQSFRTIVLQLTNKRKQKSKQTPLPKKRKDMNGSGDQNEAAIQARFCRGVTELQITGLVRMPSKRRPDFVQRIAFGL